In Georgenia soli, a genomic segment contains:
- the ilvC gene encoding ketol-acid reductoisomerase, whose protein sequence is MAELFYDDDADLSVIQSKKVAIIGYGSQGHAHALNLRDSGVDVVVGLREGSSSRAKAEEQGLKVATVADAVKAADVVMILTPDQAQRKVYAEEIEPNLKDDAAIFFAHGFNIRFGYIKPSAGHDIAMVAPKGPGHTVRREYEAGRGVPVIVAVEQDASGHAWDVALSYAKAIGGLRAAGIRTTFTEETETDLFGEQAVLCGGVSALIQNGFEVLTEAGYQPEIAYFEVLHEMKLIVDLIWEGGISKQRWSVSDTAEYGDYVSGPRVITPEVKENMKKVLADVQSGAFAERFIKDQDAGAPEFKELRAKGEGHPIETTGRELRKLFAWTDSRDADYVEGQVGR, encoded by the coding sequence GTGGCCGAGCTTTTCTACGACGACGACGCCGACCTGTCCGTCATCCAGTCCAAGAAGGTCGCCATCATCGGCTACGGAAGCCAGGGGCACGCGCACGCGCTGAACCTGCGCGACTCCGGCGTCGACGTCGTCGTCGGCCTGCGTGAGGGCTCCTCCTCCCGGGCCAAGGCCGAGGAGCAGGGCCTGAAGGTCGCCACCGTCGCCGACGCCGTCAAGGCGGCGGACGTCGTCATGATCCTCACGCCGGACCAGGCCCAGCGGAAGGTCTACGCCGAGGAGATCGAGCCCAACCTCAAGGACGACGCCGCGATCTTCTTCGCCCACGGCTTCAACATCCGCTTCGGCTACATCAAGCCCTCCGCCGGGCACGACATCGCCATGGTCGCCCCCAAGGGCCCGGGCCACACAGTCCGCCGCGAGTACGAGGCCGGCCGCGGCGTCCCGGTGATCGTCGCCGTCGAGCAGGACGCCTCGGGCCACGCCTGGGACGTCGCGCTCAGCTACGCCAAGGCGATCGGCGGCCTGCGCGCCGCCGGCATCAGGACGACCTTCACCGAGGAGACGGAGACCGACCTCTTCGGCGAGCAGGCCGTGCTGTGCGGCGGTGTCTCGGCCCTCATCCAGAACGGCTTCGAGGTGCTCACCGAGGCCGGCTACCAGCCGGAGATCGCCTACTTCGAGGTGCTGCACGAGATGAAGCTGATCGTCGACCTCATCTGGGAGGGCGGCATCTCCAAGCAGCGCTGGTCCGTCTCCGACACCGCCGAGTACGGCGACTACGTCTCCGGCCCGCGGGTCATCACCCCCGAGGTGAAGGAGAACATGAAGAAGGTCCTCGCCGACGTCCAGTCGGGCGCCTTCGCCGAGCGGTTCATCAAGGACCAGGACGCCGGAGCGCCGGAGTTCAAGGAGCTGCGCGCCAAGGGTGAGGGCCACCCGATCGAGACCACCGGCCGCGAGCTGCGCAAGCTGTTCGCCTGGACGGACTCCCGCGACGCGGACTACGTCGAGGGCCAGGTCGGCCGCTGA
- a CDS encoding 3-isopropylmalate dehydrogenase: MTRTIRLAVVAGDGIGPEVVAEGLKVLDTVLAGSDVTVERTEFDLGAQRWHRTGETLTDEDLAAIREHDAILLGAIGDPSVPSGVLERGLLLKLRFALDHYVNLRPARLYPGVPTPLATPGDVDFVVVREGTEGPYVGNGGAIRVGTPHEVANEVSVNTAFGVERVVRDAFARAQARPRKKLTLVHKHNVLVHAGHLWRRTVEAVGAEYPDVTVDYAHVDAATIYLVTDPTRFDVIVTDNLFGDIITDLAAAISGGIGLAASGNINPERTTPSMFEPVHGSAPDIAGQGKADPTATVLSVALLLEHLGLTDEARRVSDAVAADIAERDGTPRSTSAVGDALAARAAARVPA; this comes from the coding sequence ATGACGCGCACGATCAGGCTGGCAGTGGTGGCGGGCGACGGAATCGGGCCCGAGGTGGTCGCCGAGGGGCTCAAGGTCCTCGACACCGTTCTCGCCGGCTCCGACGTCACGGTGGAGCGCACCGAGTTCGACCTCGGCGCCCAGCGCTGGCACCGCACCGGCGAGACCCTCACCGACGAGGACCTGGCCGCGATCCGCGAGCACGACGCCATCCTGCTCGGCGCCATCGGGGACCCGTCCGTGCCCTCCGGCGTGCTCGAGCGCGGTCTGCTGCTGAAGCTGCGCTTCGCGCTCGACCACTACGTCAACCTGCGCCCGGCCCGCCTCTACCCGGGCGTGCCCACGCCGCTGGCGACCCCCGGCGACGTCGACTTCGTCGTCGTGCGCGAGGGCACGGAGGGGCCCTACGTCGGCAACGGCGGCGCCATCCGCGTCGGCACCCCGCACGAGGTGGCCAACGAGGTCTCGGTCAACACCGCGTTCGGCGTCGAGCGCGTCGTGCGCGACGCCTTCGCCCGCGCCCAGGCCCGGCCGCGCAAGAAGCTGACCCTGGTCCACAAGCACAACGTCCTCGTCCACGCCGGCCACCTGTGGCGGCGCACCGTCGAGGCCGTCGGCGCCGAGTACCCCGACGTCACCGTCGACTACGCGCACGTGGACGCCGCCACCATCTACCTGGTCACCGACCCCACGCGCTTCGACGTCATCGTGACCGACAACCTCTTCGGCGACATCATCACCGACCTCGCCGCCGCCATCAGCGGCGGCATCGGGCTGGCCGCCTCGGGCAACATCAACCCCGAGCGCACCACGCCCTCGATGTTCGAGCCCGTGCACGGCTCCGCGCCGGACATCGCCGGCCAGGGCAAGGCCGACCCCACGGCCACCGTCCTCTCCGTGGCACTGCTGCTCGAGCACCTCGGCCTGACCGACGAGGCACGCCGCGTCTCCGACGCCGTCGCCGCGGACATCGCCGAGCGGGACGGGACCCCCCGCTCCACCTCCGCCGTCGGCGACGCGCTCGCCGCACGCGCGGCGGCGCGAGTACCGGCCTGA
- a CDS encoding branched-chain amino acid aminotransferase yields the protein MSTSQVTTLTGLSAAELPAAAELAARFPLTSNPAPASDADVDTVMGSLSFGVAFTDHMVRARWTPARGWHEHRTESFGPLTLSPAAAVLHYGQEIFEGLKAYRHADGSVWTFRPGFNAARFNASARRLAMPELPEEDFVASLAALTAVDARWVPSVPGSSLYLRPFMIATEPFLGVRSAHELEYLLIASPVGPYFTHGFQPVSIWVAQDYHRVGPGGMGAAKTGGNYAASLLPQQEAYDKGFEQVCFLDAATGTHLEELGGMNVFVVDADGTVRTPALTGTILEGGTRAAILQLLRDAGRTVREETIELATLLEEIRSGEVAETFACGTAAVITPIGRLAGEGFDVTVADGRPGAVTTELYTTLTDIQYGRREDPHSWMYRLV from the coding sequence ATGAGCACCTCGCAGGTCACCACGCTGACCGGGCTCTCCGCCGCCGAACTGCCCGCCGCCGCTGAGCTCGCCGCCCGTTTCCCGCTCACCAGCAACCCCGCCCCGGCGTCCGACGCCGACGTCGACACCGTCATGGGCAGCCTGTCCTTCGGCGTCGCCTTCACCGACCACATGGTCCGCGCCCGCTGGACGCCCGCACGCGGCTGGCACGAGCACCGCACCGAGTCGTTCGGCCCCCTCACGCTCTCGCCCGCGGCCGCCGTGCTCCACTACGGCCAGGAGATCTTCGAGGGCCTCAAGGCGTACCGCCACGCCGACGGCTCCGTCTGGACCTTCCGGCCCGGGTTCAACGCCGCCCGCTTCAACGCCTCCGCCAGGCGCCTGGCCATGCCCGAGCTGCCCGAGGAGGACTTCGTCGCCTCCCTCGCCGCGCTGACCGCCGTCGACGCGCGCTGGGTCCCGTCCGTGCCCGGCTCCAGCCTGTACCTGCGGCCGTTCATGATCGCCACCGAGCCGTTCCTCGGCGTCCGCTCCGCCCACGAGCTGGAGTACCTCCTCATCGCCTCCCCGGTGGGCCCGTACTTCACCCACGGCTTCCAGCCGGTCTCCATCTGGGTCGCGCAGGACTACCACCGCGTCGGCCCCGGCGGCATGGGCGCCGCGAAGACCGGCGGCAACTACGCCGCGTCGCTGCTGCCCCAGCAGGAGGCCTACGACAAGGGCTTCGAGCAGGTCTGCTTCCTCGACGCCGCGACGGGTACGCACCTCGAGGAGCTCGGCGGGATGAACGTGTTCGTCGTCGACGCCGACGGCACGGTCCGCACGCCGGCCCTGACCGGCACCATCCTCGAGGGCGGCACCCGCGCCGCGATCCTGCAGCTGCTGCGCGACGCCGGACGCACCGTGCGGGAGGAGACCATCGAGCTCGCCACGCTGCTCGAGGAGATCCGCTCCGGCGAGGTGGCCGAGACCTTCGCCTGCGGCACCGCCGCCGTCATCACGCCGATCGGCCGCCTCGCGGGGGAGGGCTTCGACGTCACGGTCGCCGACGGTCGGCCCGGCGCGGTGACCACCGAGCTGTACACGACCCTGACCGACATCCAGTACGGGCGCCGCGAGGACCCGCACTCCTGGATGTACCGCCTGGTCTGA
- the cimA gene encoding citramalate synthase — protein MSSAAATSGLARPAAGHEPATDVVQVYDTTLRDGAQQEGMNLSVADKLAIAALLDELGVGYIEGGWPGAIPKDTEFFARAAKELDLRHARLAAFGSTCKAGAQPHDDPQVQALVESEAPVVTLVAKSDIRHVERALRTDGQENLRMIAATVRYLVGLGREVVLDAEHFFDGYRYDRDYALACVRTAFEAGAATVVLCDTNGGMLPDWVSQVVTEVRAATDGRLGIHAHNDSGCAVANSLAAVAAGAGHVQGTVNGYGERTGNADLITCVANLELKGGARTLAGDGLAEASRIAHAISEITNISPYARQPYVGASAFAHKAGLHASAIRVDPDLYQHIDPVAVGNDMRMLVSEMAGRASIELKGRELGFDLAGQSELLTRVTTRVKEAEAAGYTYDAADASFELLLRAELDGGRPPRFFDVESWRTFVEHRPGADGQVDSEATVKLRTGQGRMISTGEGNGPVNALDHALRAALVGTYPEIEDFELIDYKVRILDSQQGTDAIIRVLIETSDGHESWSTVGVGTNIIEASWEALTDSIVWGLLHRGVEPR, from the coding sequence ATGTCATCCGCCGCAGCCACCTCGGGCCTCGCCCGCCCGGCCGCCGGGCACGAGCCCGCGACCGACGTCGTCCAGGTCTACGACACCACCCTGCGCGACGGCGCCCAGCAGGAGGGGATGAACCTCTCCGTCGCCGACAAGCTCGCCATCGCGGCGCTGCTCGACGAGCTGGGCGTGGGCTACATCGAGGGCGGCTGGCCGGGCGCGATCCCCAAGGACACCGAGTTCTTCGCCCGCGCCGCCAAGGAGCTCGACCTGCGGCACGCCCGGCTCGCGGCGTTCGGGTCCACCTGCAAGGCAGGCGCCCAGCCGCACGACGACCCGCAGGTGCAGGCCCTGGTCGAGTCCGAGGCGCCGGTGGTCACGCTGGTCGCCAAGTCGGACATCCGGCACGTCGAGCGGGCGCTGCGCACCGACGGGCAGGAGAACCTGCGGATGATCGCGGCCACGGTGCGCTACCTCGTGGGGCTGGGGCGCGAGGTCGTCCTCGACGCGGAGCACTTCTTCGACGGGTACCGCTACGACCGTGACTACGCCCTCGCCTGCGTGCGGACGGCGTTCGAGGCGGGCGCCGCGACCGTCGTCCTCTGCGACACCAACGGCGGCATGCTGCCGGACTGGGTGAGCCAGGTGGTGACCGAGGTCCGCGCGGCCACCGACGGGCGGCTGGGGATCCACGCCCACAACGACTCCGGGTGCGCCGTCGCCAACTCCCTCGCCGCCGTCGCCGCCGGTGCCGGGCACGTGCAGGGCACGGTGAACGGCTACGGCGAGCGGACCGGCAACGCCGACCTCATCACGTGCGTGGCGAACCTCGAGCTCAAGGGCGGGGCCCGCACCCTCGCGGGCGACGGGCTGGCCGAGGCGAGCCGCATCGCCCACGCCATCTCCGAGATCACCAACATCAGCCCCTACGCGCGCCAGCCCTACGTCGGCGCCTCCGCGTTCGCCCACAAGGCGGGGCTGCACGCCTCGGCCATCCGGGTGGACCCGGACCTGTACCAGCACATCGACCCGGTCGCCGTCGGCAACGACATGCGCATGCTGGTCTCGGAGATGGCCGGGCGCGCCTCCATCGAGCTCAAGGGCCGCGAGCTCGGCTTCGACCTCGCCGGGCAGTCCGAGCTCCTGACCCGCGTGACCACGCGGGTGAAGGAGGCGGAGGCCGCCGGGTACACCTACGACGCCGCCGACGCCTCCTTCGAGCTGCTGCTGCGCGCCGAGCTCGACGGCGGACGCCCGCCCCGCTTCTTCGACGTCGAGAGCTGGCGCACCTTCGTCGAGCACCGGCCCGGTGCGGACGGCCAGGTGGACTCCGAGGCGACGGTCAAGCTGCGCACCGGGCAGGGCCGGATGATCAGCACCGGCGAGGGCAACGGCCCCGTCAACGCCCTCGACCACGCCCTGCGCGCCGCGCTGGTGGGCACCTACCCGGAGATCGAGGACTTCGAGCTCATCGACTACAAGGTCCGCATCCTCGACAGCCAGCAGGGCACCGACGCGATCATCCGGGTCCTCATCGAGACCTCGGACGGCCACGAGAGCTGGTCCACGGTGGGCGTGGGCACGAACATCATCGAGGCCAGCTGGGAGGCGCTGACGGACTCGATCGTCTGGGGGCTGCTGCACCGCGGCGTCGAGCCGCGCTGA
- a CDS encoding lipoyl protein ligase domain-containing protein codes for MHGEYKVPGGKLVAVDVDVEDGRLAHARVSGDFFLEPDDALEDINGALTGMPETASAAQLARAIESAVDHGVSFVGFTPEAVGIAVRRALGHATSWRDHTFDVIHGEPVHPALNVALDQVIPEEVAAGRRGPTMRIWEWNAPLVVIGSFQSVRNEIDSEALQRHGMSVVRRISGGGAMFMEPGNCITYSLVVPESLVEGLSFEQSYAFLDDWVLGALADVGVKARYVPLNDIASEQGKIGGAAQKRFASGVVLHHVTMSYDIDADKMLDVLRIGREKLSDKGIRSANKRVDPMRSQTGMARADIVDAFIAHFRGRYDTRMSDYRPEEVARAEELMETKFLSDGWTYRVP; via the coding sequence ATGCACGGTGAGTACAAGGTTCCCGGGGGCAAGCTCGTCGCGGTCGACGTGGACGTCGAGGACGGACGGCTCGCGCACGCCCGGGTGTCGGGCGACTTCTTCCTCGAGCCCGACGACGCCCTGGAGGACATCAACGGCGCGCTGACCGGCATGCCGGAGACCGCGTCGGCGGCCCAGCTCGCGCGGGCGATCGAGAGCGCCGTCGACCACGGCGTCAGCTTCGTCGGGTTCACGCCGGAGGCCGTGGGCATCGCCGTGCGGCGGGCGCTCGGCCACGCGACGAGCTGGCGCGACCACACCTTCGACGTCATCCACGGCGAGCCCGTGCACCCGGCCCTGAACGTCGCGCTCGACCAGGTGATCCCCGAGGAGGTGGCCGCCGGCCGCCGCGGGCCCACCATGCGCATCTGGGAGTGGAACGCCCCGCTGGTGGTCATCGGGTCCTTCCAGTCGGTGCGCAACGAGATCGACAGCGAGGCGCTGCAGCGTCACGGCATGTCCGTGGTGCGCCGCATCTCCGGCGGCGGGGCGATGTTCATGGAGCCCGGCAACTGCATCACCTACTCCCTCGTGGTCCCGGAGTCCCTCGTCGAGGGACTGAGCTTCGAGCAGTCCTACGCGTTCCTCGACGACTGGGTGCTCGGCGCGCTCGCTGACGTGGGCGTGAAGGCGCGGTACGTGCCGCTGAACGACATCGCCTCCGAGCAGGGGAAGATCGGCGGCGCCGCGCAGAAGCGGTTCGCTTCCGGCGTGGTGCTCCACCACGTGACGATGAGCTACGACATCGACGCCGACAAGATGCTCGACGTCCTGCGCATCGGCCGCGAGAAGCTCTCCGACAAGGGCATCCGGAGCGCGAACAAGCGCGTGGACCCGATGCGCTCGCAGACCGGCATGGCCCGGGCCGACATCGTCGACGCGTTCATCGCCCACTTCCGCGGCCGGTACGACACGCGGATGTCCGACTACCGGCCCGAGGAGGTCGCCCGCGCGGAGGAGCTCATGGAGACCAAGTTCCTCAGCGACGGATGGACCTACCGGGTGCCCTGA
- a CDS encoding YggS family pyridoxal phosphate-dependent enzyme has product MDQIAENLAVVRRRIADAAHVVGRDPAEVRLLLAVKTQPVDAVRAALDAGADLLGHNRAQELVATGPGLAAPGTPAHEMHFIGHLQSNKVNQVLRWAGCVQTVDTLRLAQRLDAAVARRVAGTENGAGRNGPAVEDDGGASPLDVMVQVNTSGEPTKAGVDPAGAVELASAVGALPHLRLRGFMTIGANSPDVDVVRASYEALAQVRRDVLAGGAPGTGDATELSMGMSGDLEIAVAAGATMVRVGTAVFGARPPV; this is encoded by the coding sequence GTGGACCAGATCGCCGAGAACCTCGCCGTCGTGCGTCGCCGGATCGCCGACGCCGCCCACGTGGTCGGCAGGGACCCGGCGGAGGTCCGGCTGCTGCTCGCCGTGAAGACGCAGCCGGTGGACGCGGTCCGCGCCGCCCTCGACGCCGGCGCCGACCTGCTCGGGCACAACCGGGCCCAGGAGCTGGTCGCCACCGGTCCCGGGCTCGCCGCGCCCGGGACCCCGGCCCACGAGATGCACTTCATCGGCCACCTGCAGTCGAACAAGGTCAACCAGGTCCTGCGCTGGGCCGGCTGCGTCCAGACCGTCGACACCCTGCGCCTCGCGCAGCGCCTCGACGCCGCGGTCGCGCGCCGGGTGGCGGGCACGGAGAACGGGGCGGGCAGGAACGGGCCGGCCGTCGAGGACGACGGCGGAGCCTCGCCGCTGGACGTGATGGTCCAGGTGAACACCTCGGGCGAGCCGACCAAGGCCGGCGTCGACCCGGCCGGGGCGGTCGAGCTCGCCTCCGCCGTCGGCGCGCTGCCGCACCTGCGGCTGCGCGGGTTCATGACGATCGGGGCCAACTCCCCCGACGTCGACGTCGTGCGGGCGTCCTACGAGGCCCTGGCGCAGGTGCGCCGGGACGTGCTCGCGGGTGGCGCGCCGGGGACCGGGGACGCCACCGAGCTCAGCATGGGGATGAGCGGCGACCTCGAGATCGCCGTCGCGGCCGGGGCCACGATGGTCCGGGTCGGCACCGCCGTGTTCGGCGCGCGCCCGCCCGTCTGA
- a CDS encoding endonuclease/exonuclease/phosphatase family protein: MRIATFNILHGRSLTDDRVDLDRFADAVRTLDADVLALQEVDRDQPRSHGADLTAVAAEAMGAVEHRFVATMSGLPDLWTAVTGEDQPASSAYGIALLSRYPVERWKVLALPSPRQRVPVTFPGRHRPVLVKDEARTALAALVVAPEGRIAVVGTHLTFVPDWNVAQLRHIVKATRDMTRPFVLMGDLNLAGGEPSRHSGLRPLVTAATFPLTEPDEQLDHILVDGDVHVTEPGRSHNLGMSDHRALSVGIALGRTEPSDGERPRAATRSPARVDAGARRPG; the protein is encoded by the coding sequence ATGCGCATCGCGACCTTCAACATCCTCCACGGCCGCTCGCTCACGGACGACCGGGTCGACCTGGACCGCTTCGCCGACGCCGTGCGGACCCTGGACGCTGACGTGCTCGCCCTGCAGGAGGTCGACCGCGACCAGCCCCGCTCGCACGGCGCGGACCTCACCGCGGTGGCCGCCGAGGCGATGGGCGCCGTCGAGCACCGGTTCGTCGCCACGATGAGCGGACTGCCGGACCTCTGGACCGCCGTCACCGGCGAGGACCAGCCCGCCTCCTCGGCGTACGGGATCGCGCTGCTGAGCCGGTACCCGGTGGAGCGGTGGAAGGTCCTCGCCCTGCCGAGCCCGCGGCAGCGCGTGCCGGTGACCTTCCCGGGCAGGCACCGCCCGGTGCTGGTCAAGGACGAGGCCCGCACCGCCCTCGCCGCGCTCGTCGTCGCGCCGGAGGGGCGGATCGCCGTCGTCGGCACGCACCTGACGTTCGTGCCCGACTGGAACGTCGCCCAGCTCCGCCACATCGTCAAGGCCACCCGGGACATGACCCGCCCCTTCGTCCTCATGGGCGACCTCAACCTCGCCGGCGGCGAGCCCTCCCGCCACAGCGGCCTGCGCCCGCTCGTCACCGCGGCGACCTTCCCGCTCACCGAGCCGGACGAGCAGCTCGACCACATCCTCGTCGACGGCGACGTCCACGTCACGGAGCCAGGCCGGTCCCACAACCTCGGCATGTCGGACCACCGGGCCCTCTCGGTCGGCATCGCTCTCGGGCGCACCGAGCCGAGCGACGGCGAGCGCCCCCGTGCGGCCACCCGATCCCCCGCGCGGGTGGACGCCGGGGCGCGCCGGCCGGGCTGA
- the pabB gene encoding aminodeoxychorismate synthase component I, with protein MTEPRSAAYPGPEPAVVARFDDLRSGTVLQFSSLRDEIVARTPQEVMPALAAVERATADGRWAFGFVAYEAAAGLDDALPVREPVPDLPLVWFGIADGPGPGADPEPATGTATGTGPAITTGAPARRAYAADRWELEWTEAQHAARVDAVRRAIADGETYQCNLTTRMTSRLEGDLLSFYRTLATNQRGAYNAYLDLGRFVVASASPECFFDWSGSTLTTVPMKGTAPRGLTAASDLQARGRLLASEKDRAENVMIVDLLRNDLSRVAEPGTVEVTDLLACEPYSTVWQLTSTVTGRVRPGTTLPDVFRALFPCGSVTGAPKARTMRLIDELESSPRGVYCGAIGYVAPAGSPTRARFGVAIRTVTVDRSSGTATYGVGGGVTWGSTAEGEYQEILTKASILDAPPEPDFGLLETFRLSSAGPVNLDQHLDRLATSARYFGFSYDRAAVVEAVARAAQGVGSHCLARVRLSRDGGVEVTTRDAAFSAEPVTVAVDTRTVDRGSRYLYHKTTVRHVYEEARRRHPGADDVLLVNGDGHVTESTVANLAARVDGAWVTPPVEDGCLPGVGRQLLLDDGVLTERSLTVEDLLAAEELALVSSARGWRTARLSVAPGGGGADAPHAMRG; from the coding sequence GTGACAGAACCTCGGTCGGCGGCGTACCCCGGCCCCGAGCCGGCGGTCGTGGCCCGGTTCGACGACCTCCGATCCGGCACGGTGCTGCAGTTCAGCTCGCTGCGCGACGAGATCGTCGCCCGCACGCCGCAGGAGGTGATGCCGGCCCTCGCGGCGGTCGAGCGCGCGACGGCCGACGGACGGTGGGCCTTCGGCTTCGTCGCGTACGAGGCCGCCGCCGGCCTGGACGACGCCCTCCCCGTTCGCGAGCCGGTGCCCGACCTGCCGTTGGTGTGGTTCGGCATCGCCGACGGTCCCGGCCCTGGCGCCGACCCCGAGCCCGCCACCGGCACCGCCACCGGCACCGGCCCTGCCATCACCACCGGCGCTCCCGCCCGTCGCGCCTACGCGGCGGACCGGTGGGAGCTGGAGTGGACCGAGGCGCAGCACGCGGCCCGGGTGGACGCGGTGCGCCGCGCGATCGCGGACGGCGAGACCTACCAGTGCAACCTGACCACCCGGATGACGTCCCGCCTCGAGGGGGACCTCCTCAGCTTCTACCGCACCCTCGCCACCAACCAGCGCGGCGCGTACAACGCCTACCTCGACCTCGGTCGGTTCGTCGTCGCCAGCGCCAGCCCCGAGTGCTTCTTCGACTGGTCCGGCTCGACGCTGACGACCGTGCCGATGAAGGGCACGGCGCCGCGCGGGCTGACCGCGGCGAGCGATCTCCAGGCCCGCGGACGGCTGCTCGCGAGCGAGAAGGACCGGGCCGAGAACGTCATGATCGTCGACCTGCTCCGCAACGACCTCTCCCGCGTGGCGGAGCCGGGCACCGTGGAGGTCACCGACCTGCTCGCCTGCGAGCCCTACAGCACGGTCTGGCAGCTGACCTCCACCGTCACCGGACGGGTTCGGCCGGGGACCACCCTCCCGGACGTCTTCCGGGCGCTGTTCCCGTGCGGCTCGGTCACCGGTGCACCGAAGGCGCGCACCATGCGCCTCATCGACGAGCTGGAGTCCTCCCCGCGCGGGGTGTACTGCGGCGCGATCGGCTACGTCGCTCCCGCGGGCTCCCCCACGCGGGCGCGTTTCGGCGTCGCGATCCGCACCGTCACGGTCGACCGCAGCAGCGGCACGGCCACGTACGGCGTGGGCGGCGGTGTCACGTGGGGCTCGACGGCGGAAGGCGAGTACCAGGAGATTCTCACCAAGGCCTCGATCCTCGACGCGCCGCCCGAGCCGGACTTCGGCCTTCTCGAGACGTTCCGCCTCTCCTCCGCCGGCCCCGTCAACCTCGACCAGCACCTCGACCGCCTGGCCACCTCGGCGAGGTACTTCGGCTTCTCCTACGACCGGGCGGCGGTCGTCGAGGCGGTCGCACGGGCCGCGCAGGGCGTCGGGAGCCACTGCCTGGCGCGGGTCCGCCTCAGCCGCGACGGCGGGGTGGAGGTGACCACCCGGGACGCGGCGTTCTCCGCGGAGCCGGTGACGGTCGCCGTCGACACCCGCACCGTCGACCGCGGCTCGCGGTACCTGTACCACAAGACCACCGTCCGCCACGTCTACGAGGAGGCGCGGCGGCGGCACCCCGGCGCCGACGACGTGCTGCTCGTGAACGGCGACGGCCACGTGACGGAGTCGACGGTCGCCAACCTCGCCGCCCGCGTCGACGGCGCCTGGGTCACGCCCCCGGTGGAGGACGGCTGCCTGCCCGGGGTCGGTCGCCAGCTCCTGCTCGACGACGGCGTGCTGACCGAGCGGTCGCTCACGGTGGAGGACCTGCTCGCCGCGGAGGAGCTGGCGCTCGTCAGCTCCGCCCGCGGGTGGCGCACGGCGCGCCTGTCAGTTGCTCCTGGCGGTGGCGGCGCGGACGCCCCTCACGCGATGCGCGGCTGA
- a CDS encoding HhH-GPD-type base excision DNA repair protein translates to MSHDLHITGDDAADALLSEDPFALLVGMLLDQQVAMETAFAGPQKLAERLGGLDVRRLATMDPDELTEVCRQPPAVHRYPGSMAGRIQALSAALVEEYDGDAAALWTRGDPDGAEILRRLKALPGFGDQKARIFLALLGKQCGLEAAGWREAAGAYGEEGSFRSVADIVDADSLTRVRETKRAAKAAAKAAKK, encoded by the coding sequence ATGAGCCACGACCTGCACATCACCGGTGACGACGCCGCCGACGCACTGCTGAGCGAGGACCCGTTCGCCCTCCTGGTCGGCATGCTGCTCGACCAGCAGGTGGCGATGGAGACGGCGTTCGCGGGCCCCCAGAAGCTCGCCGAGCGCCTCGGAGGGCTGGACGTGCGCCGGCTCGCGACCATGGATCCCGACGAGCTCACCGAGGTCTGCCGGCAGCCGCCGGCCGTGCACCGCTACCCCGGGTCGATGGCGGGCCGGATCCAGGCCCTCAGCGCGGCGCTCGTCGAGGAGTACGACGGCGACGCCGCCGCCCTGTGGACGCGCGGCGACCCGGACGGTGCGGAGATCCTCCGGCGTCTCAAGGCGCTGCCCGGCTTCGGCGACCAGAAGGCGCGGATCTTCCTCGCGCTGCTGGGCAAGCAGTGCGGGCTCGAGGCGGCCGGCTGGCGGGAGGCCGCCGGCGCGTACGGGGAGGAGGGCTCGTTCCGGTCCGTCGCGGACATCGTCGACGCAGACTCCCTCACCCGCGTGCGCGAGACCAAGCGGGCCGCCAAGGCCGCCGCGAAGGCCGCCAAGAAGTAG